A genomic region of Alnus glutinosa chromosome 11, dhAlnGlut1.1, whole genome shotgun sequence contains the following coding sequences:
- the LOC133881508 gene encoding receptor protein kinase-like protein At4g34220 — MSCNICKSLPFWWRVTSFVLLLLPTISFALNSDGILLLSFKYSILSDPLLVLESWNYYDVTPCSWNGVTCSEIGSPGTPDMFRVTGLVLPNSQLLGPIVPDLGMIEHLRHLDLSNNFFNGSLPNSIFNASELQVLSLSSNVISGELPAELIGGLRSLQLLNLSDNALAGKVPENLTALQNLTVVSLRSNYFSGSVPSGFNSVQVLDLSSNLLNGSLPLGFGGDSLRYFNLSYNKISGRIPPEFAKGMPQNATIDLSFNNLTGPIPESLVLHNQKNEFFAGNTDLCGKPLKNLCPISSTLSTPPNDTSTTSPAIAVIPKSIDSTPVTSSTGTPNGTVQNPTQSGLKPGAIAGIAVGDLAGISLLAMVIFYVYHVRKRNNSILKPTNAPTDSEKKAEASMKQDPLARKPAACSCLGEEITSEATSSDSDDHDNKNEAAHLHHVHPNHDQKGQLVTVDGETELELETLLKASAYMLGASGGSIVYKAVLEDGTALAVRRIGESGVERMRDFENQVRALAKLRHPNLVRIRGFYWGAAEKLVIYDFVSNGSLASASYSRKAGSSPFHLPLEVRLKIARGVARGLAYIHDKKHVHGNIKPSNILLTSDMEPIISDFGLERLVFGNTSNKASNSARFLGSQQRPTAAIHEGLQDLPTSGSSPYAPVVSSVGTAWPYQAPESLKNVKPNPKGDVYSFGIVLLELLAGRVFSEPELVQWTAGSVAEEKNKVLKMVDAPIRSEVAGGREDAMLACFKLGFSCASFVPHKRPSMKDALQILERIPWSSFE; from the exons ATGAGCTGCAATATCTGCAAGAGCCTCCCTTTCTGGTGGAGAGTCACTTCCTTTGTTCTCCTTCTGCTTCCAACAATATCGTTTGCTCTCAACTCGGATGGGATCCTCTTGCTTTCCTTCAAATACTCAATCCTAAGCGACCCGCTGTTGGTCCTGGAGAGCTGGAACTACTACGACGTAACACCATGCTCGTGGAACGGAGTCACGTGCTCCGAAATCGGAAGCCCCGGCACGCCGGACATGTTCAGAGTCACTGGCTTAGTCCTCCCCAACAGCCAGCTTCTGGGTCCGATTGTCCCGGACCTCGGCATGATCGAACACCTTCGCCATCTCGATCTTTCCAACAACTTCTTCAATGGGTCTCTGCCTAATTCGATTTTCAATGCCTCAGAGCTTCAGGTGCTTTCCCTTTCAAGCAATGTTATCTCTGGTGAGCTACCGGCTGAGCTTATAGGTGGATTAAGAAGCTTGCAGCTTCTGAATCTTTCCGATAATGCATTGGCCGGGAAGGTACCGGAAAATCTCACTGCTCTGCAGAATCTGACAGTTGTTTCTTTGAGGAGTAACTACTTTTCTGGTAGCGTTCCTAGTGGGTTTAATTCGGTTCAAGTATTAGATCTCTCTTCCAATCTGCTTAATGGGTCTCTGCCTCTTGGTTTTGGTGGAGATAGTTTGCGCTACTTCAACCTCTCTTACAATAAGATTTCAGGAAGAATACCGCCGGAGTTTGCAAAAGGAATGCCACAGAATGCTACAATCGACCTCTCATTCAACAACCTAACCGGACCTATTCCGGAGTCTCTAGTTTTGCACAACCAGAAAAACGAATTCTTTGCCGGAAATACCGATCTATGTGGCAAACCTTTGAAGAATCTCTGCCCCATTTCTTCCACTTTGTCTACTCCACCCAATGACACCTCCACAACTTCTCCAGCAATTGCAGTCATCCCCAAAAGCATTGACTCAACCCCAGTGACAAGCTCAACCGGCACGCCAAACGGAACTGTTCAGAACCCAACACAAAGCGGCCTGAAGCCCGGGGCAATTGCTGGAATCGCTGTCGGAGACTTGGCGG GAATAAGTCTCCTTGCCATGGTCATCTTCTACGTCTACCACGTGAGAAAGAGAAACAACAGCATTCTCAAGCCAACCAATGCACCAACGGACTCAGAGAAGAAAGCAGAAGCGAGCATGAAGCAAGACCCACTTGCCAGGAAACCCGCGGCGTGTTCCTGCTTAGGCGAAGAGATAACTTCAGAAGCAACCAGCTCTGATAGTGACGACCACGACAACAAAAACGAAGCTGCGCACCTGCATCATGTGCATCCAAATCATGATCAGAAAGGTCAGCTTGTGACGGTGGACGGAGAGACGGAGCTGGAGCTGGAGACTCTGCTCAAGGCGTCGGCGTATATGCTGGGAGCCAGCGGCGGAAGCATTGTGTACAAGGCGGTGCTTGAGGACGGGACTGCTTTGGCGGTGAGGAGGATTGGAGAGAGCGGAGTCGAGAGGATGAGGGATTTTGAGAACCAGGTCAGGGCCTTAGCCAAGCTGCGCCACCCAAATTTGGTTCGGATTCGTGGATTTTACTGGGGAGCGGCTGAGAAGcttgttatctatgactttgtcTCCAATGGCAGCCTTGCTAGCGCCAGTTACAGTA GAAAAGCAGGCTCATCGCCATTTCATCTACCTCTTGAGGTTCGGCTCAAGATAGCAAGAGGAGTTGCCCGGGGGCTGGCCTACATCCATGACAAGAAACACGTGCATGGCAACATTAAACCGAGCAATATTCTCTTGACCTCCGACATGGAGCCGATAATCTCCGATTTTGGGCTCGAAAGGCTCGTCTTTGGCAACACCAGCAACAAAGCAAGCAACTCAGCCCGGTTTTTGGGAAGCCAACAAAGACCCACGGCAGCCATTCATGAAGGCTTACAGGACCTCCCCACAAGTGGTTCCAGCCCCTACGCACCGGTGGTCTCGTCTGTCGGAACTGCGTGGCCTTACCAAGCTCCCGAGTCCCTTAAGAACGTCAAGCCTAACCCCAAGGGGGATGTGTACTCATTTGGGATAGTTTTGCTTGAACTTCTAGCCGGTAGAGTATTTTCAGAGCCGGAACTGGTCCAGTGGACCGCCGGTTCGGTGGCGGAGGAAAAAAACAAGGTTTTGAAGATGGTTGATGCGCCGATCAGGAGTGAAGTGGCGGGCGGCAGGGAGGATGCCATGCTGGCATGCTTCAAATTAGGATTTAGCTGTGCTTCTTTTGTCCCCCACAAGAGACCGTCCATGAAAGATGCCCTTCAAATCCTAGAGAGGATCCCATGGTCTTCATTCGAATGA
- the LOC133881509 gene encoding probable carbohydrate esterase At4g34215 produces the protein MEIPTSKEDAPTKHIFILSGQSNMSGRGGVTKHHHWDGVVPPECHPNPSILRLSATLRWEPAREPLHADIDAKKVCGVGPGMSFSNAMRERAGLVGLVPCAVGGTAIKEWARGEHLYESMVGRARESVKGGGEIRALLWYQGESDTLHQHDAESYQVNMERFINNVREDLGLPSLPIIQVAISSGDEKYMEKVREAQFRINLPNVVCIDAKGLPLKEDNLHLTTEAQVRLGHMLADSYLTNFCTATPSSSSFT, from the exons ATGGAAATACCCACTTCGAAAGAAGACGCACCCACAAAACACATCTTCATCCTCTCCGGCCAGAGCAACATGTCCGGCCGAGGCGGCGTGACCAAGCACCACCACTGGGACGGCGTTGTTCCGCCCGAGTGCCACCCCAACCCCTCCATTCTCCGCCTCAGCGCCACGCTCCGCTGGGAGCCCGCGCGTGAGCCTCTCCACGCCGACATCGACGCCAAGAAGGTGTGTGGGGTGGGGCCGGGAATGTCGTTCTCCAACGCGATGAGGGAGCGCGCGGGGTTGGTCGGACTGGTCCCCTGCGCGGTGGGCGGGACCGCAATCAAGGAGTGGGCGCGTGGGGAGCACTTGTACGAGAGTATGGTGGGGAGGGCCAGGGAGAGCGTGAAGGGCGGTGGGGAAATCAGGGCCTTGCTTTGGTACCAAGGAGAGAGCGACACGTTGCATCAGCATGATGCTGAGTCGTACCAGGTGAACATGGAGAGGTTCATCAACAACGTGCGTGAGGACCTCGGTTTGCCTTCACTTCCAATAATCCAG GTAGCAATCTCGTCGGGGGATGAGAAGTACATGGAGAAAGTCAGGGAAGCGCAATTCAGAATCAATCTCCCAAATGTTGTATGCATTGACGCCAAGGGGCTGCCGCTCAAAGAAGATAACCTCCATTTAACCACGGAGGCCCAGGTTAGATTAGGCCACATGCTGGCTGATTCCTACCTCACCAATTTTTGCACCGCCACACCTTCCTCCTCATCCTTTACTTGA